Proteins found in one Vallitalea guaymasensis genomic segment:
- a CDS encoding phage tail protein: protein MSNTYIGEIRMFAGNYAPKNWAVCSGQELPINQFPKLFKLIGYTYGGTPSISFCLPNLRGKVPIHHGKGKGLSNYTLGQHCGSEYVTLELDELPKHSHPFKVSNMKKNLSENPENKIVSNTDFNLYSDKATNLVELWEDSITPSGESSIFSHYNMQPYLCITFIICISI from the coding sequence ATGTCTAATACTTATATTGGCGAGATAAGAATGTTTGCAGGTAATTATGCACCAAAAAACTGGGCAGTATGTAGTGGACAAGAATTACCTATAAATCAATTTCCAAAGCTTTTCAAATTGATTGGCTATACATATGGTGGTACACCTAGTATTTCTTTTTGCTTACCCAACCTAAGAGGAAAGGTACCTATTCATCATGGGAAAGGAAAAGGATTAAGTAATTATACACTTGGTCAACATTGTGGAAGTGAATATGTTACCCTTGAACTAGATGAATTACCAAAACATAGTCATCCTTTTAAGGTTTCTAATATGAAGAAAAATCTATCAGAAAATCCTGAAAATAAAATAGTTTCTAATACGGATTTTAATCTGTATAGTGATAAAGCTACTAATCTAGTAGAACTGTGGGAAGACTCAATTACACCATCTGGGGAATCCAGCATATTTTCACATTATAATATGCAACCATATTTATGTATCACATTTATCATATGTATATCTATATAA
- a CDS encoding phage tail protein, translated as MADPFIGEIKIFPYTYAPRGWALCNGNMLERNQSPVLFSIIETIYGGDGVRYFQLPDFRGRAPMNRGQTETKTYTIGYSSGTDSIVLDEFQTPRHSHRLLATTDIADKKTMDNPSMLAKTELKRGSGIDVYANVPENPTKIQMHSNSLSAVGEYAAHENRQPSLTFNFCIALKGLYPSRE; from the coding sequence ATGGCTGACCCTTTTATTGGCGAAATAAAGATCTTTCCTTATACCTATGCACCACGAGGCTGGGCTCTTTGTAACGGCAATATGTTAGAAAGAAATCAATCACCTGTTTTATTTTCTATCATAGAAACAATTTATGGTGGAGATGGAGTTAGATATTTTCAATTACCAGACTTTAGGGGTAGAGCTCCTATGAATAGAGGTCAAACCGAAACAAAAACCTACACAATAGGTTATTCTAGTGGAACTGATTCAATTGTACTTGATGAATTTCAGACGCCAAGACATTCACACAGATTATTAGCTACAACAGATATAGCTGATAAAAAAACAATGGATAATCCAAGTATGTTAGCTAAAACTGAACTTAAAAGAGGTAGCGGAATTGATGTTTATGCTAATGTTCCTGAAAATCCAACTAAAATTCAGATGCATTCTAACTCTTTAAGTGCTGTTGGAGAATACGCAGCCCATGAAAATCGCCAACCTTCACTCACATTCAATTTTTGTATTGCACTAAAAGGTCTGTATCCTAGTAGAGAATAA
- a CDS encoding phage tail protein codes for MADPFLGEIKIFSFNFVPKGWAYCNGQLLPVTQHYTLYSLLGLNYGGDGFTTFGLPDLRSRIPVDAGSTYKLGAKFGVESVVLHPSQIPKHSHLLYAIDKKGDNYAPTNRALCKPTHSNTPQKIYDDYVNTTPINSSTISSIGGKGHNNLQPSLVLNFCIALQGDYPPRS; via the coding sequence ATGGCTGATCCTTTTCTTGGAGAAATAAAAATCTTTAGTTTTAATTTTGTTCCAAAAGGCTGGGCATATTGTAACGGACAGTTATTACCTGTCACTCAACATTATACTCTATATAGTTTATTAGGATTAAACTATGGAGGAGATGGGTTTACAACCTTCGGACTTCCTGATCTAAGAAGTCGGATACCTGTAGATGCTGGCTCTACTTATAAACTTGGTGCAAAATTTGGTGTAGAATCAGTAGTACTTCACCCATCCCAAATACCCAAACATAGTCATTTATTATATGCTATTGATAAAAAGGGCGATAATTATGCCCCCACTAATAGAGCTTTATGTAAACCAACGCATTCAAATACTCCACAAAAAATATATGATGATTATGTGAATACTACACCTATTAATTCATCCACCATTTCATCTATTGGTGGTAAAGGACATAACAACCTACAACCTAGTCTTGTTTTAAATTTTTGTATTGCACTTCAAGGCGATTATCCACCAAGAAGTTAA
- a CDS encoding DUF6916 family protein, with protein MVDLSTLSKIDFDTHINTTFNLSKEDTLVDLELIETRDCSTSKIESFSLLFKGPVDTLYPQDTYSLDHEKMGELNILIVPVDKNEKGIYYEAIFTRFKK; from the coding sequence ATGGTAGATCTAAGTACATTAAGTAAGATAGATTTTGATACTCACATAAATACCACATTCAATCTATCTAAAGAAGATACTCTTGTTGATTTGGAATTAATTGAAACTAGAGATTGTTCCACAAGTAAAATCGAATCATTCAGTTTATTATTCAAGGGTCCTGTAGATACTCTATACCCACAAGACACCTATTCACTTGACCACGAAAAAATGGGTGAGCTTAATATTCTTATAGTTCCAGTTGATAAAAATGAAAAAGGTATCTATTATGAAGCAATCTTCACTCGTTTTAAAAAATAA
- a CDS encoding GNAT family N-acetyltransferase, with product MTVNSIKQENVLLEYKPISDMDLPFLYKVYRSTRIQEMQITNWSNDEIERFLQMQFYLQHIQYMGNYDCPSFTIIVHNEIPIGRLYINRFDDEIRIIDIAILPEYRNKGIGSKIIKSIIGESEIKKIPISLHVEYNNTAIDFYRRFDFTLENNLGVYILMKRFPKKTGKEVY from the coding sequence ATGACTGTAAATTCTATTAAACAAGAAAATGTACTTCTTGAATACAAACCGATATCAGATATGGATCTGCCATTCTTATATAAGGTATATCGTTCCACTCGTATTCAAGAAATGCAAATCACTAATTGGAGTAATGATGAAATAGAACGTTTCCTACAAATGCAATTCTATCTACAACATATTCAGTATATGGGAAATTATGATTGTCCTTCTTTTACTATCATAGTACATAACGAAATACCTATAGGTCGCTTATATATCAATAGATTTGATGATGAAATCCGTATTATTGATATTGCTATACTGCCAGAATACAGAAATAAGGGTATTGGAAGTAAAATTATAAAATCCATTATAGGTGAATCAGAAATCAAAAAAATACCCATAAGCCTTCATGTGGAATATAACAATACTGCTATAGACTTTTATAGACGTTTTGATTTTACACTTGAAAATAATTTGGGTGTTTACATTTTAATGAAACGATTTCCTAAAAAAACAGGAAAGGAGGTATATTGA
- the thyA gene encoding thymidylate synthase: MSRADKIFIDMCRDIIDNGYSSEGQEVRPRWQDGTPAHTIKKFGVVNRYNLAEEFPILTLRPTYLKSAIDEILWIWQKKSNNIKDLKSKIWDSWADETGSIGKAYGYQLGIKHKYNEGEFDQVDRVLYDLKHNPSSRRIMTNIYNHQDLHEMNLYPCAYSVTFNVTGNKLNAILNQRSNDVLVANNWNVVQYAALVHMFARVSGLEVGELVHVIADAHIYDRHIPLVEELISRKSYDAPKLIVNPEIKDFYDFTVNDFVLENYQKGDQIKGIPVAV, from the coding sequence ATGAGTAGAGCAGATAAGATATTTATTGATATGTGTAGAGACATTATTGACAATGGTTATAGTTCAGAAGGACAAGAAGTACGACCTAGATGGCAGGACGGAACACCAGCACATACAATCAAGAAGTTTGGTGTTGTCAACCGCTATAATTTAGCTGAAGAATTCCCAATTCTCACGTTAAGACCTACATACCTAAAATCAGCAATTGATGAAATTCTATGGATATGGCAGAAAAAATCAAATAACATAAAAGATTTAAAGAGTAAGATATGGGATAGCTGGGCTGATGAAACAGGTTCAATAGGAAAAGCTTATGGCTATCAATTAGGAATAAAACACAAATATAATGAAGGCGAATTCGATCAAGTAGATCGTGTATTATATGACCTCAAACATAATCCAAGCAGTAGACGAATTATGACTAATATTTATAATCATCAGGACTTACATGAGATGAATTTATATCCATGTGCATATAGTGTTACTTTTAATGTGACTGGTAATAAACTAAACGCTATACTTAATCAGCGTTCCAATGATGTATTAGTTGCTAACAATTGGAATGTAGTCCAGTATGCTGCTTTAGTCCATATGTTTGCGAGAGTATCAGGACTAGAGGTGGGAGAGTTGGTACATGTTATTGCTGATGCTCATATTTACGATAGACATATACCACTAGTTGAAGAGCTTATATCTCGTAAAAGTTATGATGCTCCAAAACTTATTGTTAATCCAGAGATAAAGGATTTTTACGATTTTACAGTAAATGACTTTGTACTAGAGAATTATCAAAAAGGTGATCAGATCAAAGGAATACCTGTAGCTGTGTAA
- the hflX gene encoding GTPase HflX: MPEKHFEIERDYVDRVILVCVATRENESYCEESLDELEELANTAGAITLEKVIQNRESVHPGTYLGKGKIAEIKELIYELDATGIICDDELSPAQLKNLEDVLECKIMDRTMLILDIFAKRAHTREGIIQVELAQLQYRLSRLAGIGTSLSRLGGGIGTRGPGEKKLETDRRHIRNRISQLKKELLDVKNHRDLIRERRKKQGKVKIAIVGYTNAGKSTLLNKLTDAEVLEEDKLFATLDPTTRQLILPNGTEVLLTDTVGFIRKLPHHLIKAFHSTLEEAVVADILIHVVDSANEQANSHIRVVYETLEELGATGKTVITVFNKIDKEGSNKHLEDYNAYKTLMVSVKEGTGLEELLDIIEKKIQQDKILIKEVISYDNGNLLNQIRINGQIIKEEYRNEGTYIEAYVDDKTYGELNKIKTKVLI; encoded by the coding sequence ATGCCAGAAAAACACTTTGAAATAGAAAGAGATTATGTTGATAGAGTTATACTTGTCTGTGTAGCTACTAGGGAGAATGAATCTTATTGTGAAGAATCCCTTGATGAATTAGAAGAATTAGCTAATACAGCAGGAGCTATAACTTTAGAGAAAGTTATACAAAATAGAGAAAGTGTTCATCCGGGAACTTACTTGGGAAAAGGTAAAATAGCTGAAATAAAAGAGTTGATATATGAACTAGATGCAACAGGAATAATATGTGACGATGAATTATCACCAGCTCAGCTTAAGAATCTGGAAGATGTATTGGAATGTAAGATTATGGATAGGACAATGTTGATTCTAGATATCTTTGCAAAAAGAGCTCATACTAGAGAAGGGATAATTCAAGTTGAACTAGCACAACTTCAATATAGATTATCAAGATTAGCTGGTATAGGAACATCTTTATCCAGACTTGGTGGTGGTATTGGTACAAGAGGACCTGGTGAAAAGAAACTGGAGACTGATAGAAGACATATCAGAAATAGGATATCACAACTTAAGAAAGAGTTATTGGATGTTAAGAACCACAGAGACCTTATTAGAGAAAGAAGAAAAAAACAAGGTAAGGTAAAAATAGCTATAGTTGGTTATACCAACGCTGGAAAATCAACATTGCTTAATAAATTAACTGATGCAGAAGTTCTTGAAGAGGATAAATTATTTGCAACACTGGATCCAACTACTAGACAATTGATATTGCCAAATGGTACAGAAGTTTTATTAACTGATACAGTTGGATTCATTAGAAAATTACCTCATCATCTTATAAAAGCTTTCCATTCTACACTTGAAGAAGCTGTTGTAGCAGATATTTTAATCCATGTAGTAGATAGTGCTAATGAACAAGCCAATAGCCATATAAGGGTTGTATATGAAACTCTAGAAGAATTAGGTGCAACAGGTAAAACAGTCATAACTGTTTTTAATAAGATTGACAAAGAAGGAAGCAACAAACATCTTGAGGATTATAATGCATACAAGACTTTAATGGTTTCAGTCAAAGAAGGAACAGGATTAGAAGAGTTGTTGGATATAATAGAGAAAAAGATTCAACAAGACAAAATATTAATTAAAGAAGTTATTTCTTATGACAATGGTAATCTACTAAATCAGATTCGTATAAATGGACAGATAATCAAAGAAGAGTATAGAAATGAAGGAACTTATATAGAAGCATATGTAGATGACAAGACTTACGGGGAACTAAATAAAATAAAGACTAAAGTACTAATTTAG
- a CDS encoding tetratricopeptide repeat protein produces MKRLLSILIIVTIFIVGCGSGKEVIKINEEGFELFSQGKYQEALEKYNQAIEEYPDFSTSYANRGMIYFELGSYDEALKDVDKAISLNSKDAVAYSNRGYMKLALGEVQKAIEDLDKAISLRNYFQEKESLGITYTTRGTAYGLLGEYEKGIESFDKALKINKNDKTIYNAKGILYKDWGKYEEALESYNKALTIDQSYAYAYANRAFVFFITKEYDKALADANTAIELNPIIPQVYNTKALIYSEKGETDKAIEIYDFIIDKWKNYADAYIGRGNEYFKKKDYGQALINYSMAADYGNNDALAQKGYLHEYLEQDEEAIAAFEKYLEAVPNNYDITIEIGDLYQKQEKYEKSIEYYDQAIKINPDIYNSYFKKGLSLEYQEKYEEALKMFNKVLEINENQVDAKNEIKFIEEKLKR; encoded by the coding sequence ATGAAAAGATTGTTAAGTATATTGATTATAGTAACCATATTTATTGTAGGATGTGGTTCTGGTAAAGAAGTAATTAAGATTAATGAAGAAGGTTTCGAGCTTTTTTCACAAGGAAAATATCAAGAAGCACTTGAAAAATATAATCAGGCAATAGAAGAATATCCAGATTTTTCTACTTCATATGCTAACCGAGGTATGATATATTTTGAACTTGGCAGTTATGATGAAGCATTGAAGGATGTGGATAAAGCAATAAGCTTGAATAGTAAAGATGCAGTAGCCTATAGTAATAGGGGATATATGAAGCTTGCTCTAGGAGAAGTTCAAAAAGCTATAGAAGACCTGGATAAAGCAATTAGCCTAAGAAATTATTTTCAAGAAAAAGAGTCATTAGGAATAACTTATACTACTAGAGGTACAGCATATGGATTATTAGGTGAATATGAAAAAGGTATTGAGTCATTTGATAAAGCCCTTAAAATAAATAAGAATGACAAAACAATATATAATGCAAAAGGTATTTTGTACAAGGATTGGGGTAAATATGAAGAGGCTTTGGAAAGTTATAACAAAGCATTAACAATAGACCAATCATATGCTTATGCATATGCCAATAGAGCATTTGTTTTCTTTATCACAAAAGAATATGATAAAGCACTTGCTGATGCAAATACAGCTATAGAACTTAATCCAATAATACCTCAGGTCTATAACACAAAGGCACTTATATATAGTGAAAAAGGTGAAACTGATAAGGCAATAGAAATCTATGATTTTATTATAGACAAATGGAAAAACTATGCTGATGCATATATCGGCAGGGGTAATGAATATTTTAAGAAAAAGGACTATGGGCAAGCATTGATCAACTATTCAATGGCTGCTGATTATGGAAACAACGATGCTTTAGCTCAAAAGGGATACCTACATGAATATCTAGAACAGGACGAAGAAGCAATAGCAGCTTTTGAAAAGTATCTAGAAGCTGTTCCAAATAATTATGATATAACAATAGAGATTGGTGATTTATATCAAAAACAAGAAAAATACGAGAAATCAATTGAGTATTATGACCAAGCTATAAAGATAAATCCTGACATATACAATAGTTATTTTAAGAAAGGATTATCTTTAGAATACCAAGAAAAATATGAGGAGGCGCTTAAAATGTTCAATAAAGTATTAGAAATCAACGAAAATCAGGTAGATGCAAAAAATGAAATTAAATTTATTGAAGAGAAACTAAAAAGGTAG
- a CDS encoding ribonucleoside triphosphate reductase, translating to MFDVVKRDGKISKFDFVKIKEAITKAFIATDKNYTEEILDILVLRVTSDFQDKIKDGKITVEDVQDSVEKVLEQTGYTDVAKAYILYRKQREKIRNMKSTILDYKEIVNSYVKEEDWRVKENSTVTYSVGGLILHNSGAITANYWLSEIYDEDVAKAHRSGDIHIHDLSMLTGYCAGWSLKQLIEEGLGGVPGKITSSPASHLSTLCNQMVNFLGIMQNEWAGAQAFSSFDTYLAPFVKIDNLTYKETKQCIQSFVFGVNTPSRWGTQSPFSNITLDWMVPNDLGGLPAIVSGKEQDFTYGDCQKEMDMINKAFIEIMIEGDANGRGFQYPIPTYSITKDFNWDETENNKLLFEMTAKYGTPYFSNYVNSDMEPSDIRSMCCRLRLDLRELRKKQGGYFGSGESTGSVGVVTINMPRIAYLANNEQEFYQRLDKMMDISARSLKIKRQVITKLLQEGLYPYTKKYLGNFNSHFSTIGLVGMNEATLNAKWIKSDITEEGARKFALDVLDHMRNRLSDYQEEYGDLYNLEATPAESTSYRLAKHDKKQYGDILSAGKEGETPYYTNSTHLPVNYTTDVFDALDMQDEFQNKYTSGTVFHAFLGEKLPDWKAAANLVKTIADNYTLPYYTISPTYSVCKTHGYIPGEEYTCPHCGASTEVYSRITGYYRPVQHWNDGKAQEFKHRKEYEPAKSTIKSIHTSFKAEEEIAATSEVANTAEKLLFTTKTCPNCHIAKQYLENKSVKIIDAEEHAELATKYKIRTAPTLIVIDDENFNIYMGLSDIKKYAESEKLEA from the coding sequence ATGTTTGACGTTGTTAAAAGAGATGGAAAAATAAGCAAATTTGATTTTGTTAAGATTAAGGAAGCAATCACAAAAGCATTTATTGCGACAGATAAGAATTACACGGAAGAGATACTAGATATTTTAGTGCTAAGAGTTACATCTGATTTTCAAGATAAGATTAAGGATGGCAAGATCACTGTTGAAGATGTACAGGATAGTGTAGAAAAAGTTTTAGAGCAGACAGGTTACACAGATGTAGCAAAAGCATATATTCTATATAGAAAACAAAGAGAAAAAATAAGAAATATGAAATCCACAATACTTGACTATAAAGAGATAGTCAATAGTTATGTAAAGGAAGAAGATTGGAGAGTTAAAGAAAACTCTACAGTCACATATTCAGTGGGAGGACTTATTTTACATAATTCAGGAGCTATAACTGCTAACTACTGGTTATCAGAAATATATGATGAAGATGTAGCAAAAGCTCATAGAAGTGGTGATATACATATTCATGACCTTTCAATGTTAACAGGATATTGTGCAGGATGGTCATTGAAACAATTGATAGAAGAAGGTCTTGGTGGTGTTCCAGGAAAGATTACATCATCACCAGCGAGCCATTTATCTACTCTTTGTAATCAAATGGTTAATTTCCTTGGAATAATGCAAAATGAATGGGCAGGAGCACAGGCATTCTCTTCTTTTGATACATATTTAGCACCTTTTGTCAAAATTGATAATCTTACATATAAAGAAACAAAACAATGTATTCAATCATTCGTATTTGGTGTCAATACACCTAGCAGATGGGGAACACAATCTCCATTCTCTAATATTACACTAGATTGGATGGTTCCAAACGACCTTGGAGGATTACCTGCTATAGTGTCAGGTAAAGAACAAGATTTTACATATGGTGACTGCCAAAAAGAAATGGATATGATTAATAAGGCATTCATTGAAATCATGATTGAAGGAGACGCAAACGGTAGAGGTTTCCAATATCCAATTCCAACATATTCAATAACAAAAGATTTTAATTGGGATGAAACAGAAAACAATAAATTATTATTTGAAATGACTGCAAAATACGGAACTCCATATTTCAGTAATTATGTTAACAGCGATATGGAACCTAGTGATATAAGAAGTATGTGTTGTAGATTACGTCTTGACCTAAGAGAGCTTAGAAAGAAACAAGGTGGTTACTTTGGTTCTGGTGAAAGCACTGGTTCAGTTGGTGTTGTTACTATTAACATGCCAAGAATAGCGTATCTAGCTAACAATGAACAAGAATTTTATCAAAGACTAGATAAAATGATGGATATATCTGCACGTTCACTTAAGATAAAAAGACAAGTAATAACTAAATTATTACAAGAAGGATTATATCCATATACTAAAAAATATTTGGGTAACTTCAATAGCCATTTCTCAACTATTGGGTTAGTTGGTATGAATGAAGCTACATTAAATGCTAAATGGATCAAATCAGATATAACTGAAGAAGGTGCTAGAAAATTTGCTCTAGACGTTCTTGATCATATGAGAAATAGACTCTCCGATTATCAAGAGGAATATGGAGATCTCTATAACTTAGAAGCTACACCAGCAGAATCTACTAGTTATAGATTAGCAAAACATGATAAAAAACAATATGGTGATATATTATCAGCAGGAAAAGAAGGAGAAACACCTTATTATACTAATAGTACACATTTACCTGTTAACTATACAACAGATGTATTTGATGCGCTTGACATGCAGGATGAATTCCAAAACAAATATACATCAGGAACAGTATTCCATGCATTCCTTGGAGAAAAACTTCCAGATTGGAAGGCTGCTGCTAATCTAGTTAAAACAATAGCGGACAATTATACATTACCATACTATACAATTTCACCTACATATTCTGTATGTAAGACTCATGGTTATATACCAGGTGAAGAATACACATGTCCTCATTGTGGAGCTTCTACTGAAGTATACAGCAGAATTACTGGATATTACAGACCAGTACAACATTGGAATGATGGTAAGGCTCAAGAATTCAAACATAGAAAAGAATACGAACCTGCTAAATCAACCATAAAATCAATACATACAAGTTTCAAAGCAGAAGAAGAAATTGCAGCAACATCAGAAGTTGCAAATACTGCTGAAAAATTATTATTCACTACAAAGACATGTCCTAACTGTCATATAGCAAAACAATATCTTGAAAACAAGAGTGTTAAAATAATTGATGCTGAAGAACATGCTGAACTAGCAACAAAATATAAAATAAGAACAGCACCAACACTTATTGTTATTGATGATGAGAATTTTAATATATACATGGGACTTTCTGATATTAAGAAGTATGCTGAAAGTGAAAAATTAGAGGCTTAA